The following are from one region of the Leptospira selangorensis genome:
- a CDS encoding penicillin-binding transpeptidase domain-containing protein: protein MNSKVYHKIGIFFTLTFLCAVGIEAAPKFSYSYLDEAVKEFESKNSTSSVVLMEMDSGKVEYIYRPEIAVSKKLPPGSLVKTFSALTLLKYKDRLGFSPEKKVLCKGRFYPKENLTPTKSDLNTFHLPQDENGKEYLRCSLAKGHGEMDLRSALVHSCNVYFLASASSDPDLFYSKLYEDWSLGKSTRSRLDSYLEPSDTNFTSISSLRKVAASIGEGGLLLSPLKISQLYSSIWKEGPRLSPYWAVSQEPVRSEENPYSGKDLRWIISVLSEVPKTGTLRDVHSSEKADLEILGGKTGTGTKFMHKYETHGWAVLSFRKDRKSYVLTVFVDNGSGGNQAKSLAAILLDKIDSKTKDSAIKSGK, encoded by the coding sequence ATGAATTCCAAAGTATATCATAAAATCGGAATTTTCTTTACCCTGACTTTTCTTTGCGCGGTTGGGATTGAAGCGGCTCCCAAATTTTCTTATTCCTATCTGGATGAAGCCGTAAAAGAATTTGAATCTAAAAATTCTACATCTTCCGTTGTGTTGATGGAAATGGATTCCGGAAAAGTGGAATATATTTACAGACCAGAGATTGCAGTTTCTAAAAAATTACCTCCTGGTTCTTTGGTAAAAACCTTCTCCGCTTTAACTTTGTTGAAATACAAAGACAGACTTGGATTTTCTCCCGAAAAAAAAGTATTATGCAAAGGAAGATTCTATCCTAAGGAAAATTTAACTCCTACTAAATCGGATCTAAATACATTCCATTTGCCTCAGGATGAAAATGGAAAAGAATATTTGAGATGTTCCTTGGCAAAAGGTCATGGAGAAATGGATCTTAGATCCGCCTTAGTTCATTCTTGTAATGTATATTTTTTAGCGAGTGCTTCTTCCGATCCCGATCTATTTTATTCTAAGTTATATGAGGATTGGAGTTTAGGAAAATCTACAAGATCGAGACTGGATTCTTATCTGGAACCTTCTGATACAAATTTTACCTCTATTAGTTCACTTAGAAAAGTAGCTGCTTCTATTGGAGAAGGTGGACTTCTTCTAAGTCCTTTAAAAATTTCTCAGCTATATTCTTCTATTTGGAAAGAAGGCCCAAGACTTTCTCCTTATTGGGCAGTAAGTCAAGAGCCCGTTCGATCGGAAGAAAATCCATATTCAGGAAAGGACTTGAGATGGATTATATCCGTCCTTTCCGAGGTTCCAAAAACCGGAACTTTAAGGGATGTACATTCTTCTGAAAAAGCGGATTTAGAGATCCTGGGTGGTAAAACCGGGACTGGAACTAAATTTATGCATAAATATGAAACACATGGATGGGCAGTATTATCTTTTCGTAAAGATCGGAAATCATATGTGCTGACTGTTTTCGTGGATAATGGCTCCGGAGGAAATCAGGCCAAATCTTTGGCCGCGATCCTTCTGGATAAGATCGATTCTAAAACTAAAGATTCTGCAATAAAATCAGGTAAATAA
- a CDS encoding SpoIID/LytB domain-containing protein, which yields MSHISRLAGLGFLFLFSNSLIADQIPNKIKIGILSKYSPDTIHIIAKGSRIQYSGKNSLEKDKTISIRAEEDQIRIIDGANNSRSEHILFSGGEYKLEVPKDQTPKKYRGDLEISSLKGKLKLILTVPLEEYVGIGMASEFGDLFYPKEEKNPNSNWKKEYSIAASAMIRSYALANLGRHSKEGHDLCDLTHCLQFSGKLKKENINFSPSKKILLQNKSGKVLETFFHSTCGGNLSSPSVLWKNFKNPQYYRSGSDTNGRDIQCKNSPYFSWETFISKEELESALETKQITELDPKYSESRVISLEYKDYSGKKNIQASEFLSKIGKKLGWNKTKSNDFKIETSARGFYFKGKGFGHGIGLCQYGAREMAFRGTKSEEILRFYFPGAELRQIP from the coding sequence ATGAGTCACATTTCCAGACTTGCTGGTTTGGGTTTTCTATTTTTATTCTCTAATTCTTTAATTGCAGATCAAATCCCAAATAAGATCAAAATCGGAATTTTATCTAAGTATTCTCCTGATACAATCCATATCATTGCAAAAGGTTCCAGAATACAATATTCAGGTAAAAATAGTTTAGAAAAAGATAAAACGATTTCGATCCGCGCAGAAGAAGATCAAATCAGAATTATAGACGGAGCCAATAACTCAAGATCCGAACATATCTTATTTTCGGGCGGAGAATACAAACTCGAAGTTCCGAAAGACCAAACTCCTAAAAAATACCGAGGGGATCTTGAAATCAGTTCTTTGAAAGGAAAACTAAAACTCATACTTACGGTTCCATTAGAAGAATATGTAGGGATTGGAATGGCCTCAGAATTCGGAGACTTATTTTATCCTAAAGAAGAGAAAAATCCAAACTCAAACTGGAAGAAAGAATACTCAATTGCCGCATCTGCAATGATCCGTTCTTATGCGCTCGCAAACTTGGGAAGACATTCTAAAGAAGGTCACGATCTTTGCGATCTAACTCATTGCCTACAGTTTTCAGGAAAATTGAAAAAGGAGAATATAAACTTCTCCCCATCTAAAAAAATACTTCTGCAAAATAAATCTGGAAAAGTGTTAGAGACATTTTTTCATTCTACCTGCGGAGGAAATTTATCTTCTCCTTCCGTTCTTTGGAAAAATTTTAAAAATCCACAATATTATAGATCCGGCTCCGATACAAACGGCAGAGATATTCAATGTAAAAATTCTCCATACTTCTCTTGGGAAACTTTTATCTCAAAAGAAGAATTAGAATCTGCCTTAGAAACAAAACAAATCACTGAATTAGATCCCAAGTATTCCGAATCCAGAGTAATATCCTTAGAATATAAAGATTACTCTGGAAAAAAGAATATCCAAGCATCTGAATTCTTATCTAAAATCGGTAAAAAATTGGGCTGGAATAAAACCAAGAGTAACGATTTTAAGATAGAAACAAGTGCTCGAGGATTTTATTTTAAAGGAAAAGGATTCGGACATGGGATCGGTCTTTGCCAATACGGAGCAAGAGAAATGGCGTTTAGAGGAACAAAATCGGAAGAGATACTTCGTTTTTACTTTCCAGGCGCGGAACTAAGGCAAATCCCTTGA
- a CDS encoding 4Fe-4S dicluster domain-containing protein: MNRKDFFRKGLAKAFSVMEEGVNEISETWKTAVEEDKKAEPKKAAPKKTQIKVPKPKTVKSKFKGFRNLQFPPGADAKGKRFFSKCTACSDCIYACPYSVLFPVPDDKTGKHFPHMDVNLNACMLCKDYPCISACETGALLPYKENQSPKFGKAKGFFQHCINSRTGEKTCETCAITCPIPNVVQFKGNKPSFSNDCVGCGLCVSSCPTFPKAIQVQ, translated from the coding sequence ATGAACCGAAAGGACTTCTTCCGGAAAGGCTTAGCAAAAGCTTTTTCCGTAATGGAAGAAGGCGTTAATGAAATTTCTGAGACCTGGAAAACTGCTGTAGAAGAAGATAAAAAAGCAGAACCAAAAAAGGCCGCGCCTAAAAAAACTCAGATCAAGGTTCCAAAACCTAAAACTGTAAAAAGTAAATTTAAAGGTTTTAGGAATTTACAATTTCCTCCCGGAGCAGACGCAAAAGGAAAACGATTCTTTTCGAAGTGTACTGCATGCAGTGATTGTATCTACGCTTGTCCTTATTCAGTTCTCTTTCCGGTGCCTGACGATAAAACAGGCAAACATTTTCCTCATATGGATGTAAATCTGAATGCATGTATGTTGTGCAAAGATTATCCATGTATCTCTGCTTGCGAGACAGGCGCACTTTTACCTTATAAAGAAAATCAATCTCCTAAATTCGGAAAGGCAAAAGGTTTCTTCCAACATTGTATCAATTCCAGAACCGGAGAAAAAACCTGCGAAACATGTGCGATCACTTGCCCTATTCCAAATGTAGTCCAATTTAAAGGAAACAAACCCAGTTTCTCGAATGATTGTGTTGGCTGCGGCTTATGTGTTTCTTCTTGTCCTACATTTCCTAAGGCAATCCAAGTACAATGA
- the murA gene encoding UDP-N-acetylglucosamine 1-carboxyvinyltransferase, whose protein sequence is MSSPYFKIVGKNPLHGTVMPQGNKNEALPILGAVCLVPGEVIIENIPQISDVLMLMDVLRHLGMEVEDKGEGTFLFRNNGELKSDLPAELCSKIRGAVTLAGPILAKTGRVFLPRPGGDKIGRRRMDTHLLALQALGAQIEVFPDGYEIKGDRLRGTDLLMDEASVTATENAVMAAVLSEGVTILRHAASEPHVQRLCKFLVSAGAKISGIGSNILTIEGVSSLKTPEKPHRIGSDYLEIGSFISLAAVTGGEIFIGDVELEDIRMIRMVYSRLGIEVRPQDGGILVPSDQKMEIIPDYHGATPKIDDSPWPGFPADMTSVALVTATQCKGTVLIHEKMFESRLFFVDNIISMGAQIILCDPHRAIVIGPNRLYGQKVASPDIRAGMAMIIAALCAEGTSSIHNIVQIDRGFQDIDTRLRSLGAHIERIGEE, encoded by the coding sequence ATGAGCTCTCCATATTTTAAAATTGTCGGTAAAAATCCTCTTCACGGAACTGTAATGCCCCAAGGGAATAAAAACGAGGCCTTACCTATTTTAGGCGCTGTTTGTTTAGTTCCCGGCGAAGTGATTATCGAAAATATTCCCCAGATCTCGGACGTTCTAATGCTCATGGACGTTCTACGCCATTTAGGAATGGAAGTAGAGGATAAGGGAGAAGGTACGTTTTTATTTCGTAATAATGGAGAACTAAAATCTGATCTTCCCGCAGAACTATGTTCCAAGATCAGAGGAGCTGTCACACTTGCAGGTCCTATTCTCGCGAAAACAGGAAGAGTATTTTTACCAAGACCGGGTGGAGACAAGATCGGCCGCAGAAGAATGGATACTCATCTTCTCGCACTCCAAGCACTCGGAGCTCAGATAGAAGTATTTCCAGACGGTTACGAAATCAAAGGTGATAGACTCCGGGGCACGGACCTTCTCATGGATGAGGCTTCCGTGACTGCTACAGAAAACGCAGTCATGGCGGCAGTACTTTCAGAAGGTGTTACCATCTTACGTCATGCGGCTAGCGAACCGCATGTGCAAAGGCTTTGTAAATTTTTAGTTTCTGCTGGAGCAAAAATTTCAGGGATCGGTTCTAATATCCTTACTATTGAAGGTGTAAGCTCCTTAAAAACTCCTGAAAAACCACATAGGATCGGATCCGATTATTTAGAGATCGGAAGTTTTATCAGCCTAGCCGCAGTCACCGGTGGAGAAATTTTTATCGGAGATGTGGAACTGGAAGATATCCGGATGATCCGCATGGTATATTCTCGCTTAGGGATAGAAGTTCGCCCTCAAGATGGAGGCATCTTGGTTCCTTCTGACCAAAAAATGGAAATCATTCCGGACTACCATGGAGCCACTCCAAAAATAGACGATTCTCCTTGGCCTGGTTTTCCAGCGGATATGACTTCAGTTGCGTTAGTTACTGCTACACAATGTAAAGGAACAGTTCTAATTCACGAAAAAATGTTCGAATCTAGATTGTTCTTCGTAGATAATATAATCTCGATGGGCGCTCAAATCATACTCTGTGATCCGCATAGAGCAATCGTTATCGGACCGAATCGTCTTTATGGACAAAAAGTAGCAAGTCCAGATATCAGAGCCGGAATGGCAATGATCATCGCGGCGCTTTGCGCAGAAGGTACAAGCTCTATCCATAATATCGTACAGATAGACAGAGGATTCCAAGACATAGATACTAGACTTAGATCTCTAGGCGCTCATATTGAGAGGATAGGTGAAGAATGA
- a CDS encoding apolipoprotein N-acyltransferase, which yields MDSFLHRFREFQKTLFFDFFCFLWLGTFAFLAFAPFYLSHLVWIAPFGLFWITHKYSGRYWRLVGYGFLFGVFFYAIAFHWIHHMAMVFGNFPWPLAFIILLLAGVLFGAKFPIFLVSYSFLSRRAGKHSVWVAGVCGMAADMIGYQLFPWYWGNLAAGNIILAQTVEITGVYGLSFLVFVISYTLFETNLLHLPEILRSKDKRSHFIKFWSLPIALLLLFVIVGSTLYLKWKNVTPTKTLEVLVVQPDAPMSIRDERGRSPREVIEDLMGRMDKMVENAVQRAGKNPDLIVLPEAGIPYFSANRELLKIRMGDRIYWPRFDSLMVSFANRYKATVFFNEIDAAYKTKSSGREYLRYFNNNVVYDPNGVRRQAYQKQYLVMFGETMPFEFMYDLSPQTGRFDPGESFDLLHYYSDIPKENPQTVLPVTWEKTEGLDAEFVRNYYSPTHTELKDEGLFLPLICYEVIVPEFVRKFKDSGNPQFIANLTNDKWYGTTTESDQHFELGRLRAIEWRRWLVRSTNSGISGYVDHLGNFIEGKSTSLMKAETSWQQIQVIDSPPGFYILYGNLIPWIMIVLTAIYYGNLLLRNKKSEV from the coding sequence ATGGATTCTTTTTTACATCGTTTTAGAGAGTTTCAAAAAACACTGTTTTTCGACTTCTTCTGTTTTCTTTGGCTGGGGACTTTTGCATTCTTAGCCTTCGCTCCTTTTTATCTCAGCCATTTAGTTTGGATCGCACCTTTCGGTCTGTTTTGGATCACTCATAAATATTCCGGAAGATATTGGAGATTGGTCGGATACGGTTTCCTATTTGGCGTATTCTTCTATGCGATCGCATTCCATTGGATCCATCATATGGCAATGGTCTTCGGGAATTTCCCTTGGCCTCTCGCATTTATCATTCTTCTTTTAGCAGGAGTTTTGTTCGGAGCAAAATTCCCCATCTTCTTAGTTTCTTACTCTTTTCTTTCTAGAAGAGCAGGTAAACATAGCGTTTGGGTAGCTGGAGTCTGCGGAATGGCTGCCGATATGATCGGTTACCAATTATTTCCTTGGTATTGGGGAAATTTGGCAGCGGGAAATATTATACTCGCTCAAACCGTGGAGATCACGGGAGTTTACGGACTTTCATTCTTAGTATTCGTAATTTCTTATACACTCTTCGAAACAAATCTGTTACATCTTCCTGAGATCTTAAGATCCAAAGATAAAAGATCTCATTTTATAAAATTCTGGTCCTTACCAATTGCGTTACTTCTTCTTTTTGTGATTGTTGGTTCTACTCTATATCTCAAATGGAAAAATGTAACTCCAACTAAAACATTAGAAGTTCTCGTAGTCCAACCGGACGCTCCTATGAGTATTCGAGATGAAAGAGGAAGATCTCCTAGAGAAGTAATCGAAGACCTAATGGGTAGAATGGACAAGATGGTGGAGAATGCCGTCCAAAGAGCCGGTAAAAATCCGGACCTCATCGTTCTACCGGAAGCGGGGATCCCTTATTTTTCCGCGAACCGAGAACTGTTGAAGATCAGAATGGGAGATCGTATCTATTGGCCTAGATTCGATTCCTTAATGGTTTCTTTTGCGAATAGATATAAAGCTACAGTATTCTTTAATGAAATAGATGCGGCGTATAAAACCAAAAGTTCTGGAAGAGAATATCTCAGATATTTTAATAATAACGTAGTATATGATCCGAATGGAGTGAGAAGGCAAGCTTACCAAAAACAATATTTGGTAATGTTCGGAGAAACAATGCCTTTTGAGTTCATGTATGATCTGAGCCCCCAAACTGGAAGGTTCGATCCGGGTGAATCTTTCGATCTTCTACATTATTATTCTGATATTCCAAAAGAAAATCCTCAGACTGTTTTACCGGTTACTTGGGAAAAAACAGAAGGTTTAGATGCGGAATTTGTAAGAAATTATTATTCTCCGACTCATACGGAGTTAAAAGACGAAGGCCTATTTCTTCCTTTGATCTGTTATGAAGTGATTGTTCCGGAGTTTGTTAGAAAGTTTAAGGACTCAGGAAATCCTCAATTCATCGCAAATCTTACAAATGATAAATGGTATGGGACCACTACTGAAAGTGACCAACATTTCGAGTTAGGAAGATTGAGAGCGATTGAATGGAGAAGATGGCTGGTTCGTTCTACTAACTCGGGTATCTCAGGTTACGTGGATCATTTAGGAAATTTTATAGAAGGTAAGTCCACCTCTCTTATGAAAGCGGAAACCAGTTGGCAACAGATCCAGGTGATCGATTCTCCTCCTGGTTTTTATATTCTATATGGAAACCTGATCCCTTGGATCATGATCGTTCTGACCGCGATATATTACGGAAATCTATTGCTTCGTAATAAAAAGTCAGAAGTTTAA